A DNA window from Parabacteroides johnsonii DSM 18315 contains the following coding sequences:
- a CDS encoding DUF4783 domain-containing protein: MKRLFLTLALVLSVLSVMAADILPISNAFKGGNASSLSGSMDKEVDMALPGSSKKCNANDAVSMLNTFFGGNKPTGFTVVHHADKKENGFFVAKLPTSSGEYRVNVTYRAEGNKAIIQSIRIE, translated from the coding sequence ATGAAACGATTATTTCTGACGTTGGCATTGGTTCTCTCGGTTCTGAGCGTAATGGCTGCCGATATACTTCCTATATCGAACGCTTTTAAAGGAGGCAACGCCTCGTCGCTCAGCGGATCAATGGACAAGGAAGTCGATATGGCCCTACCGGGTTCATCCAAAAAGTGCAACGCAAACGACGCTGTTTCAATGCTGAACACCTTCTTCGGAGGGAACAAGCCGACAGGATTCACAGTCGTTCACCATGCTGATAAAAAAGAAAATGGCTTCTTTGTTGCCAAACTGCCTACTTCATCCGGTGAATATCGCGTAAACGTGACATACCGTGCAGAAGGAAACAAAGCGATAATACAGTCTATCAGAATTGAATAA